The DNA window ttcaaaaaaatgtgaatcaGCCCCTCACCCGGTCATATTAACAACTCTCACCAGTCGTTCTCATCTCTTCCGAGAAAATGTGTAGTGGAAATTCTGAACGACCATACAAGTGCTGCCTTTATGCTGTCCCTATCATCCTGAAGGTTCACTCAATCATTAACCTAATCTGCTTACAGAAAAAGTCCTACTCACAGTGTTTACTTGAGAGCTCAATGAGAAGCTATCTGGAGTTGAATGTGGTGATGGGCCAACCATTAACATGGACTAAACTGTTTGCTGATCTCTGGCCGCCTGTGTGTCCTCAGGAGATCAGGAGGCCGTCAGACGGCAGAACGGACAGCAGCGGTTCGGTTCCAGTCTGTGGACCTTCGAGGATCCCCAGACAGCAACACGAGTGTTTTCCTAACAGAGTGTTTGTCTacacagttcattcattcagtttggAGCTCAGAGTATGGCTGCTGTTATCTGTGAGGGGGAAGCAGCCATGAAAGGACACCAAAACATGCACTCATGAAGGCAGcaaagctttttaaatttaGCTGAGATGTAGTCACCTGTAAGTCAAGTAGGAGATCATTTCTACCCAATGATATCATTGATATCAACATATCAGTGTGGAAAAAATAGAACCGTGATGGGATGGATTATCATATGAAAACAATTCTCAATTTCAAAATTTTCTTCTTAGAAGCATTTAGTAGATAGTTAGCTACTATTAAAATACTGACTACACATTAACTTACTTATTATTCAAACGACTcataaactactgtatataatataatattctGGAACGGGAACATTTGAATTGTAAGTTTTTCTGACTCCTAAAAGTTAACTCTTGTCACTaaataaactgcattttttttaaggtcaaataaattttataaaatgtcttttaagtTAATTACATACTGTGGTAAAATGCCTTTAACCAATAGCTGCTTCAGAAAACAAATCTTTAAAGTCCCATGCTTTGTAAAACATGCAGTGTAATAATTAGatcacaaatattaaaaacagaacagcCCTGGGTTCTCCTATGAATTATCCTCTAGGATTATATCGGTCAGTTTTTAATATCCAACATGCATTTTGTCATTAAATTACAGTTTTTATCACCTATACAGAAAACTATTTTTCAAACCTCATCACACAGTCTTCATCTCCAACATCTCAGATCAATCAGTGTTTCCTTACAGAATAAGATCTATGTACTTTATGGAGTCAATATTTTATGTTGCCCGCAAATTTAATCATCAGTGCAGTAATTCCATCTCCTGTATGTTTTCTATATCTCTTCTATAGCAggagttaaaagaaaaatatgctaactgtaaaaaaaactctACAGGTGCAACAAtcaggagaggaaaacagaaacaCGTCTAGTAGAATCACGCGTGTCTCTCTGGGGTCtcgtctccctctctcctgcaTTGCATCATGGGTTGACTCTTTAGCCTACTGTCAGCTTCAGTAGAATCATCTCCACGTCCTCCACCCATGACGTTTGAGGGATGAAGCTGGACGTTAAACCGTCCTCTCAGAGAGAGTCCATGCGTGACCACATGGTCGTTGTTGTGTTCTGCTCTCATCAGACACCACAGCTCAGGCTCTTCCTCTGCTGACACTCTTCTCTCTCCATCCTGTCTTCTCTGGTTCTTATCTAATTATCTCATTCTGTTATCTGCTCACTGCTCCAGCCCAAACACAGTCACCTGGTGTGCTTTCAGCTGACTGAGAACAGACTGTCTGGATTTCAAACAAATCTCAGTCTTCAAATGTCCACAAACGTTTCCTTCTCAGCTTCACTGCCAGCAGAACAAACTGGAAAACGTCTCCAGAGTCTGAGCTGCATCGACTGGCTGTGTTCAAGTACAGTCCATTTGGTTTTGTACAATATTCAGAATGTACACGTGTGGCGACCGCTTTATATCAGGCAGTTGTGTGTGCCAGACTGAGTGTGTCGTGTTTGTCGGTGGTTGTGTTTGGAAACTTGATCAGTTATCAGATAGTGTTTGTAGCTTTCTTTCAATTTACTATTTTACAAATatcaaattattgtttttttttctcttgtaaattctaaaaaatattttgctgtttATAAAACATGATCTCACTTTTtaagatttttactttttacaaaTAGTGAAATGTGAGTCGTCATTCGGCTGAGGCCCCATCTGTTACTATATTTACTATAATgaaaaaacacttcctgtattTTCATGTCATGAATAAATGAGTCCAGCTCATCATGTGTCCaactgaaaaatgtatttatatcacaactaaataccacaaaatattttattagatATAATCAAACAAGAAATAGTGTGATTATCTAAGGAATGTCACATTTTAAGGCAATGACTCCTGGAATTAAGAACATCAGAACAACACGTCGCCCGACGGGACGGACTAATCTATAGACCCGGTGTTCACCAGAGGTGaataaatgcacaaacacacagtagtGCATTCTGAAGGCACTGCAGGACGGGGGAAATAGAAGCGatacacaacaggaagtagtttaTCATCCTGTCTCTCATTCTATAGGTAATCCACCCCCATGGTGGCGCATTAACCAGCAGCAGGGCTCCgggcgtcacgtgatcaccatcatcatcatcatcatcacaacgCTTCAGTGTGAACTACGCGTCGTGCTCGATGTCCAGCTCCTGGTCCGTGTCATCTGACATGTCATAGTCCAGCTCCGTGTGGGGGGGCCCTGCAGACACAGGCAGCACACAGGGGCCCACTGGCCCCCGCTCCCCCGCCGCCGCCACGCGTCTCTGCTCCGGACTCTGGATCCTGGACGCCTCGGTCGAGTCGTCTTTGTTAGaactgtcctcctcctccagcttcccCCCCTGAGGGTTCTCCTGAGGCGGGAGGAAACACAGTCCCTCAGGCAGTGGGCCCAGTTGAACCAGAACACAAACCAGTTCCACACCCTCTCACCTGTTTTAATCTGCGCCACTTTGCTCGTCGATTTTGGAACCACGTTTTCACCTAAAAGACGAATGAAAACGTGAAATGATGGGGATccatttgtgattttattacACAATCCTCAAGGTGAACGAAGCACCGCAGGAAAACAGATGGAGGCTTCAGACtgtataaaatattaacatcAGGGTAGGAACAGTTCAGACGAGctgctatctatctatctatctatctatctatctatctatctatctatctatctatctatctatctatctctctatctctctatctatctatctatctatctatctatctctctatctctctatctctctatctatctatctatctatctatctatctatctatctctctatctctctatctatctatctatctatctatctatctctctatctctctatctatctatttactGTCattgataacacacacacacacacacacacacacacacacacacacacacagggtacGTAGGTAGTTGGGTGGGTATTTAGGTAAGTAGGTAGATGGTCAGTAGATGTACGGacggtgtttttgttttctaaccCTGTTCTACGACACACCAGCAGTCAGTCAGACGTCTCCTGCTGTTCTCTAATGTCTACACTCAACTCAAATGATGAGTGTGATGAAAtgtgtcatgttttatttggcAGAACGTTGTCTGCACAATTCACTGCCAAGTGTGATTTTAGCCTCCCTCACGTAATGATGGCAGCAAATAAAAAACCTCTGGTGACTAAACCCCCCAAAGGTCGACCCCTTTAGGCTGAATAGACACGTTAACATTAAAGTTGTCTGTGGGACaatttgtgggggtccttagtgtcagtttacagctcggttcatccacgtgtttctGATCGTCTACACCCAGTGCTTCTTTCTTCTgtcatgtccctatgcttccttgTCACCTGactttcccttgggatcattaaagtatacgtccgtccgtccgtccgtccgtccatccatctgtccatctatctatctatccatctatccatctatccatctatctatctatctatctatctatctatctatctatctatctatctatctatctctctatctctctctctatctatctatctatctatctatctatctatctatctatctatctatctatctatctatccatctatccatctatccatctatctatctatctatctatctatctatctatctatctatctatctatctatctatctatctatctatctctctatctctctctctatctatctatctatctatctatctatctatctatctatctatctatctatctatctatccatctatctatctatctatctatctatctctctatctctctctctatctatctatctatctatctatctatctatctatctatctatctatctatctatctatctatctatctatctatctatctatctatctatccatccatccatctatccatccatccatccatccatccatccatctatctatctatctatctatctatctatctatctatctatctatctatctatctatctatctatctatctctctatctctctatctatctatctatctatctatctatctatcttctctCTACAATCAGCGATTCCAAAATATAGAATATACTTAAAAACAGGATAAATAATTAACACGCAAGTTCCACAAATCTGGTATGAAAGGTTTCTGCCCCCTTTTGCTCCTGCTTACTAGTTTGATGGCAGAGCAGCGCAACGCAACCTTCTGGAAACAGAAGAGTcaaatagagaaagaaaaaaatatatatatatatatattaataatagtataatgatagtaataataataattattattattattattaattattattaataataattattattattattgttatttttatgataTAATTGTTATCattttgtatattattttattataattattactattattattatgaaatatatgtaattgttttaatattatcattacttttaagaaaaatatataataaatatattattattgttattaggccatactgtatatatgtatataattgttattattattattattattgttgttgttattaggATATATAtaattgttaatattattattattattgttgttgttgttgttgttgttattattcaaGATAGATACCAGACCGATGCATATAGCGATTAATGGAACCAGCTCAGGTTACATTACATTAGGGGACACATCCGATGAATATTTTTGATATGGAGACGCTGTTGTCTTTAtattccgggttcgagtcccgctgtgtgtgtgttttattatttcttgtttcgtttttttatttgacttttccGTTTCCATAAGGCTGTGTTGTGCTGCTCTGCCGGTGAGACAAGTTAGCAGGatgaataattataatattattattattactattactattattattattattattattattatatcaatgttattattattattattattatattgtggtaataataatatgataatagaaataattataataataacaacatagAAACGGAAATAGATAGCTCTTACATTTGTCGTGGATTTGTAACGCTTTTGTAATTTTGTAATAATTAATTTGATGAGCGAAACAAACACGACGGACAGACGGACTGGAAGGATTCTACTCCTGTTTCTGTTCCGTCTTTGGTTTCTAGAGACATAAACTAGAGAAGCCGTGAACATGAGTCTCTCATATGAATAATAATGGGGCGCGTTCCGTTTAGCTCACACACTTCACCCCCAGTCCGCgtggaaaaagaaaagcgtCGCTTCGTTCATCGCTCAAACCGGAAGTACGTGAAGTTAATGTCCCTCCGGGGATTAAAACAGTTTAtaggatttaaaaaacaataaaatgagggtcatgtgacctgaagcAGTCCCACCTGTCTCTCGCTGAGCTGCAGCATCTTGGCCAGCCGCTTCCTCTCGGGGGGGGACAGGTACTTCTGGGTCTCGAACTTCTTCTCCAGCTCGATGGTCTGGTCGTTGGAGAACCGAACCTGACCCCCCTTCCGCTTGTGTAGGGGCCGCTGGAGGAAGGGGGTCCACAGCAGAGGTTTCCCTTCGGGGGGGGACAGACAGGCACACCTTCTCTTACCCCCACCACGTGGCAGTTAAAAtatcaaatcaactttatttataaagcattgTCATGAGGGGACGAGCTTTAGAATGAATAGTACACAcaattaaagaaagaaacacaaagaccgacacacacacacacacacacacacacacacacacacacacacacacacacacacacacacacggacagcGCGGATGCATAAATTAATAGTAGTAAAATGTGATgttgaagaatgaatgaataaaataatattaatgttaaataatgttaaacataatcaataatcaatgcgTGTCGTTGGAAACGCGACGTGAGGATTTATTGTGCGGGAATGCCAGCGGATGTAATCAGgctgtttttgtcttgtctggttTCCTCTGCAGTGAACCGCCGGGGCCAAACAATGGGGGGGCCAAACAATGGGGGGCCGCGGCCGGCGCTCCGGCCCGCGGCCGCAGCTTTAGGGAAGAGCCCGATGGCCAAATATCCGCTCATGTGCTTCCTGCTCTGTGGTGATTGTAGACGATGACATCCACCGACAGACGCTCATGTCCTCTGCTCTCACttacacaaccccccccccaacaccaccaccaccccagaCACACCGAAcacatcctgcccccccccccagggaagTTCTCTAAACACAG is part of the Antennarius striatus isolate MH-2024 chromosome 21, ASM4005453v1, whole genome shotgun sequence genome and encodes:
- the hhex gene encoding hematopoietically-expressed homeobox protein hhex gives rise to the protein MSIPLYAPTPVPPAHPTPFYIEDILGMTPTPSATPTPSASSSCSTLIAPTPSLPSPHSSFTSLPPPYRTPIYEPTPLLPPLPPHAVTALTAATYGPPGAFTGVYPLHQGPHRAMGEYAQALLRHDCLGKPLLWTPFLQRPLHKRKGGQVRFSNDQTIELEKKFETQKYLSPPERKRLAKMLQLSERQVKTWFQNRRAKWRRLKQENPQGGKLEEEDSSNKDDSTEASRIQSPEQRRVAAAGERGPVGPCVLPVSAGPPHTELDYDMSDDTDQELDIEHDA